The sequence below is a genomic window from Myotis daubentonii chromosome 14, mMyoDau2.1, whole genome shotgun sequence.
CGCACCAGGGTGCCCCGCCACCAGGCCTGGATCTGCGTGGCTTGCTGCTCCTCATCAGGGGGCTTCTTCACCTGTAGGGAGGGGTAGCCAGGAAAAGGAAGGGACACTCGGGACCCGGTCCCCACCCACCTCAGCCCCAGGAGGTGCCAGGAAGGGGTCCTGGTCCTCTATCAGCCACAGCCCCCGCCTTAGAAGGTCAGgggtgtggagagcggctacagtgtttggacaggttcaagcctcagactaatgagggGGCATGCGCCTGCCCACGCTCCCACACGATTTGGGACTTGGGTTCCCCTTTACTTGGCAATGCCTTCCCCTAACACAGCCCTCGCCACCCACTCATGGCCAGGGTTTCTCCTCCCTACAAGCAACTCTCCAGGTCTCACCCCACCTTTCTCAGCCCTGGAGGCGCCAGGAGAAGGGCGGAGCCAGGGACGAGCCCCTCCCTGTCCACTCCAGCTCTGGGTAGGGCAACCCTGCATCTGGGGGGCCCGGGGCCTTCTCGGGTTGTGATGGTTGTTCCTGAGGCATCACTCATAGCTCTGTCTTCCCCTCACAAATGCATCCTGGTTGGATGGCAAGTGCCCTGAGCACCCCAAGCTGTGGGCCTCAGAGAAGACGTGCCCTCACGGCTGGGTGACATGGGtgagagggggtgcaggctggtgTCAGTGTCACCCTCAACGGTGAGGTTCCCACAGACCTACCGGTGGGATAATGGGTGGGGCCGGAGGCGCTTTCTTAATTTCCTCCTCATGTGGCACCAGCAAGATGATATCTTCATTGTCTTCGACTATGATTTCTAAAagttggccttccttctgtgATCAGAGTCAGAGGAGAAAGGCGTGGGTAGGTGGGTCCTGCACAACCGTGTGCCTTGACCACCACGTaccccacctcctgcctggcCCAGAGACCTCGATGCAGGATGGCATCCTGGGGCCCCTGGAAATCTACCTTCCCCTGTGGGCACCGAGGGGACTGGCTGTTCTTACACAAAATCGAATACCCATGACTTGGAAATAGGCGGTTCTAATTTCTCAagtctcatcccctccccaaatGCTCCATCGTTAAGAGCTTGGTGGTCCCGTCACTCTCAGTTCTGTACTCCTTGAGCCGAGGCCCGGGCAGGaagagaggaggtgggagagcaCTATGATGTCATAAGAGCACTGTGATGTCATAGGGCCCCTATGACTCAGGGGCCAGGATGCCTCCCCACAGTTGAGGCCTTTTGGGTAAAAAGATGTGTAACGCCTCTCCATTCTTTTTTCCATAAATACCTAACCCTTGGCCAGTTACTCAAGGCTCCCGGACACTAGCCCATTGGTCTAAAAAGTGTACAGAGTTCACTCTTTCCGTCTGGTTGATTGGAAATCTGAATTTGAGACAATTTACACTCTACCAATCAGGCACTCAAACACATGGACTTCAGTGAAGCAATGGAACCAAATGATTAGAAAGAACGAGTCAGGAACCACATTCTTAAACAAGTCCTTCTTCACCAAAGGAGACTTACAAGTGGCCAGAAGCACATGGAAAACTGTCCAAGCTCATTAGTCATGAGGAAAAGGAAGGTCAGAGCCACCTGACTCACCTCTAGACAGACTGCAGGATGGCTACAATAAGGAATATTTCccgaagagatcaaccaaaggacttgtatgcaggcatatacgtataacccatggacacagacagtggggtgggtGAGAgtgtgtgctgggggtgggagtggctaaGGAGAGGTCAacgggggagaaaggagacttcCGTAATACTTTAAGCGataaagaattatatatatatatagtttatatactgagcccagccggtgttgctcagtggttgagtgttgacctatgaaccaggagatgacagttcaattcctagtcagggcacatgtccggggttgtgggcttaatccccagtagtgggcatgcaggaggcagctgaccaaagattctctctcatcattgatgtttctatctctctctccctccttctctctctaaaatcaataaaaacactttttttaaaaaggcattttaaaaggaGGGATCAGGGTGTATGTACTATAACAATGGAGCCAGAGTCATCCttgagggtggtggtgggattAGGGGGGCAGAGGAAATGTTTTGGTTGAatcccctgggcctggcccatCAGCCGGATACCCAGTTATCAACTCCTCAGGAGAGCAAGGAGCCCCCAGGACCAGCCAGGGCCCCCGGCTCAGGCTCCAGTGGCTGCAAACACGCTTccgccttcctcttcctcttcctcctcttcctctcacgGCCTCAAGGTCACAGTCAGGAGGTGAGTGAGCAGCAGCCACTGCAGGAGCAGGGACCCCCTCTGCCTGCTCTCACCTCTGAAGGTCAATGCTGAGTCTTGACCTTAACTATGGACACCTGGCCTGGATGACTGCGCCCAGAGCGCTGACCCCATCCACAGCCCCTTCCTAAGTGGTCCCTCCTGCGGAATCcagcaggtggggctggggggtggaggcGGACGCCAGGACCGACGGTTTCATGCAGCGACGGAGGCCTTTGCCGGAAGTGGCTGCTCACCAGAGTGACAGTCGTGAAAGTAGGCACCAGGTTCCCCCCGGAAACTTGTGACAGGATGCAGAGGTCACATGGTTGAGAGCAGGGCCTTCATGTAAGAACCCGGCGGGCACTGCCCTCACTGTAGGCGCCTGGAGTGCACGGGAGCGGTCACCACGGACAGGGGGGTCCTGCAGGCATTGGGCACCCGGCAGGCCTCAGGCAGACAAACGGGCGACGACACGCGTGCTGGAGCCAGGGCTAGCGTGGCTGTGCGTGTCCCAGCGGCTCCCCGGCCGGTCGGCACCACCTGCGCCCCCAGCCGCAGCCCTAACTGGGGGTCTGGAAACGCGGCTCCATCTCCTGACTGTGACCTTGAGGCcctcagaggaagaggaagacagagCGTGCTTGCAGCCTCTGGAGCCTGCGCCGGGGGCCCTGGCTGGTCCTGAGGGCTCCACCCTTTCCCGAGAGGCTGAGAACTGGGTACCTGGCTGATGGACCGGACACAGGAGGCCTGGCGGCCGCTGCCCCTCACAGCGGGCAGggcccaggttccattctggtcaagggcacgtacctagttgatgtgtcgctctcacacccatgtttctctctctcggtctctcccccttcctcccactctctctaaaaatcagtgggaaaataccctcaggtgaggattcacatGAAATGGCCACAAAAGGACAGACACAAAGGCAGGCGAGTGGATCTCGAGGGTGGGGAAGGGCGTGCAACAGATGGCACATTTCTCCGGGGCGGCAGGTGCTCGGACGCAGCAGTGTTCTAGCCGTTAGCGCCCGCCCCACCTCCCGGGCAGTTTCCCGGGATTTCAGCTGCATCGCCTTTCGTTGCCACCTCACAGGTGGTTTGGCAAACAGCACTTCCTGTGGGAGCCTGTTTCTGAGGGAGCCTCGGGCCCACCCGCACCCGCACACGCACACGGGTGGACGCTCTGCTGGGGGCGCTCGCAGCCGCAGGAGTCGTGACCAACCTGTTTCACAACGTTCCCGCCGAAGCCGGGCAGAGCTGCAGCCTcacgtccgtccgtccgtctgtcccgGGTCAGGCGGgcattggggtggggtggggggatagaACCTTCCCAGCGGGTTACCTGTCTGCTGGGGAGGGATTCACCGACCAGCCTGTCTCCAGGCTTCCAAACCTCACCTTTTCCTCCTGCtcgtccgtccgtctgtccccGGCAGGGGCCATCACGGCGGGGCACGTCCCTGTGGCCATGGCAGCACTGCGGTCCCTGgcgggccttggcctggtgccgacAGGATGGCCAGGAAGCAGGTATCCGTTCCCAGGGGTGCCTGTGAGCCTCATGAATCTAACCCCTAACTAAGCTCAGTGCACCCCCCAACGACGCCGCAGCCCCTGTGCACCCAACGGAGGCGGCAGGAGCCAGAGGGGGGCGCGGAGGCCCCTCCCTTCGCAGCTCAGACACCTTGCTTTCAGGAACTTTCCACAGACACACGCCCGCCTGGGACAGAcaggcccctcctgccagccccggAAATCCACACGGGTGGGGAGTCTCCATTCCCAATGTGAAAGCTGGGAGGGAAGCTGCCGGAATCCTTCCCTGCCACCAGCAGCAACAGCAAGAattgacggggggggggggggggcaagactTAAGTTACCAGCTACGTCTGAAGGCAAGAGGTAAGGGCAGGGCCCCACACGCTGGGAACCCTCAATAAGGCAGCTGTTCCCCGAGTGAGAGActccaggagagaggagagagcagagagcgGCGGCGGAGAGGTGCTCAGACCTCACCTGCCGCACCTGcccggggccaggggccaggtgggcggAGTCCCGGGAGGCGGTGCCTAACAGTTGAGGGCGGGGCTGAGGACTAGGGTGACCCCCCTGACCTTGGGTGAGCGCGCTCTAAAGACCAGGGCCATGGACACAGGACAGGTGAGCAAGGCCAGTGCAGGAGGGACCTGCCCTGAGGGCGACAAGCAGTGTCTACCGGTGAGTGGAGGGTCGAGCGGACGGGTGGGACCCAGACGCGAGAGGTCGGggccccccaggccaggccccctTTCCTCACTGCACCGAGGCGGGACGGCACTAAGCGGGGACCTCACGGGCATCTCCGTGCTCTCCCCTGCCCGTCAGCGAGAGAAGGCGGCTGTGAGGATCCAGGCATGGTGGCGCGGCGGCCGGGTGCGCCAGGTGCTGCTGCAGGCGGCGCTCCGGGCCTGGGCCATCCAGTGCTGGTGGAGGTCGGCGCAGGCCAAGACGCTGGAGCAGAGGCGGCGCCTGGCGCTGCGGCTCTACACCTGCCAGGAGTGGGCGGTGGTGAAGGTCCAGGCCCAGGTCCGCATGTGGCAGGCCCGCCGGCGCTTCCTCCAGGCCCGCCAGGCGGCCTGCACCATCCAGTCCCACTGGCGCTGGCACGCCAGCCAGACCCGGGGCCTGCTCCAGGGCTGCTATGAGGTCAAAGCCAGCCACCTGGAGCTGGACATCGAAATCCTCATGGCCTAGGGCGCCCGCCGGCAGAGCCAGGGGGCTGGATCTCTCTTCCAATAAAGACGCTTATTGCCCGGCCGgaggctccgtggttgagcgtcgacctatgaaccaggaggtcacggttcggttccggtcaagggcacatgccgggtggcgggctcgatccccagtagggggcctgcaggaggcagccgatccatgattctctctcctcattgatgttcctctctctcgccctctcccttcctctctgaaatcaattaaaaagcgATTATTTTAAAAAGCGATGCTTCCTGACCACAGTCTCGCCCTTTGGGAATTAGACCCACGGAAGAGGGATTGGCCGCTGACCTTCCTGCTTCCACCCCAAAAaggctccccaggccctggctcctCGTGCAAACCTGCCACACCTGAAAGAGaccccagggcccaggtcaggctcGGACCCCTCGCCGGTCCGACCCGGCCCCTGGCCCCCGCCCGGGAGGCACCAGCTTTGCtcctctgcagcccctgcccaggcctcgccTCACAGGGAAGGACACAGAGTCTGGCCGAAGCCGAGCAGCCAGGAGGCCTGGATCCTGCAGGCCTGTGTTTGGTAGGGCACGGGGTGGGgccggggggtaggggtgggggagtcccccTCGCCCTGCACAGCACCTGGCCCAGAGCCAGGAGGACGGGGCACCCCAGCTGGGTAACAGCAGGACAGGCGCTGCACCTCGCTGGGGGGCAGCCAGCCAGAGCTGCCCTGCGGAGGGCCAGgacaggggctgggagcagcagctgtgcctgccactcgcctccccctccccctccccgctgctgGCCCAGCCCGGAGAACAAGGCGTCGGGGGGGCGAAGGGGGGCAACTAGCTGAGGAGAACTAGGGTGGGATCAGGGGGAAGGTCATTCGTTTTGGGGTGCAGCCTCTGAATGCTGCCACCTCCTTAAAGGCAGCTGCGctggcctccccccacccccagcccctcgcccagatTGCTTCTGTCCCCTAACGGTCCCCAGAGGCCACACCCTCTGCGGGTCTGCGAGGTGGTGCTGGTGGCCTCAGCTCCACTGGGCCTCCTATTGCCTCCCGGCATCCGTGGCTCAGCCATCTCTGTATCTGATCTCTCAGTCTCTGCGCTGTCGTCCTCGCCCAAGGTCCCTCGCTCTCAGCCTGTGTCCCTCGGAGGTTCGCCCCTGAACCTGCATCCCAGAGGTCCAGGGCCCTCCCCAGGTTTCCTGATGGACGGCCTTTCCAGGGCGTTGGGATGAGTGGGGCGGTGCACATGCCAGAGGTCCTCACCGGCCTCCCGGCCAGCCAGGCTTTCCCTCccggggcctgtgtgtgtgtgtgtgcatgcacgcgcatgtgtgtgcacgtgtgcacgcAGGTGCAGTGCATGTATGTGCGCATATATTTTGTATGCAtagacatgtgtgcatgtgtgtgtgtttagggttCAGGGGAGGGTGTCTCCAGAACAGGTGTGGCAGGTTCAGGCTCCAATGCCCATCCCCTCAGGCAGCTGCCGTGGCAGTGATGCGGCCAGGCACCTCGCTCTTCCAGGGGCCCCCCCCTTCAGGATCTTCTGACacagctccctgctccccctcccgcAGCAGCGAGTGCAGGCACCCGGTGAGGTCTGCACGCTGAGCTGACCGCAAGGGGGATCCTGCAGGACCAGCCTGGAGGCCCCACCCTGCCCGGCGAGGGTTTGTGTCTGACTCTCAGCCTTCAGTGGACATGGGCCTCCCAGGGGACGCAGAGAGGGCCCGTCCTGGGCCTGGCTAGAGATTCTGCTTCCTTTGGGCTGGGAGAGGCCAAAGGTCACAGGCGGGATCCACTGAGCGAAGgctgtcccagcccaggctctgcacCGGCCTCGGCCCCTGTGGTTCTACCTGGTGATGAGGATGCTGACCTGGGCCAACGGAGGTGACACTGGCCGAATGGGGGGCCTTGTTGTGCGGAGGAGGCAgatgtggggggggaggggggacagggcaGGCGCCGTGCCAGCCACACAGGAAGCTTAGACTCAGGGATGGGGAACGGGAGGAAGGGGATCGGGGTGACCTGCGGGTACATTAGCCGGAGAAGGAACATTAAACCACGAAGCAGATTGCTGTCACACAACAGAACCTGAGCGACCACACCGGACAGTGTCCGCCCGAGTAACTCATGTCCTCAGCGTCTCAGCAGGGGATGGCCGCAGGGACAGGGTGGCTGAAGGCCGCCAGAGGGCGCTGCAGACTCTGAGACTCGGCCTCGGGGACGACAGAGGCTGTCCTGGCCTCACGTGTATTTATTTCTCGTGGAGAAAGGATCCAGGACGGGGCGCCCAGGCCCTTCCGGGACCCAGTGCACGTGGCCCCCGAGGGAGGCGCGCTCACCTGCGGGCGGCCCGCCCCGCGCAGGGCAGCCGCCTGGCACCTGTGCCGTGTGCCCGGCTCCCCTGGTCGGTCCGGTGCACCGTGACGCGTTAGCGGtcaccaggcccaggcccagggccccctcAGCCTCCTTCCGCTCCCCGGCGGCGGCGAGAAGGGTGCCGCTGAGTCCAAGGGGGAAGGAG
It includes:
- the IQCF6 gene encoding IQ domain-containing protein F6, producing the protein MDTGQVSKASAGGTCPEGDKQCLPREKAAVRIQAWWRGGRVRQVLLQAALRAWAIQCWWRSAQAKTLEQRRRLALRLYTCQEWAVVKVQAQVRMWQARRRFLQARQAACTIQSHWRWHASQTRGLLQGCYEVKASHLELDIEILMA